GGTTAACACTTTAACCTGTTCCGATAATTCTTTGTTTTGTTGATTAGAAAGATCCAATTGTTCTTCAAGAAGCCGAATTAATTTATCGGATGGATTCTCATGATTAGAAGAAGTATTAACCATCCAGTTCACCACTTTCCGTTCGAATTTAAGGTAGTTATAGTATACCATGTTGAACGTAAGAGTGAAGCATTTGTAGTAATTTTAGAACAAACTTTTTGGTGATTGTTGAATCGCCTTTGGCTGCTGCATGGATAAACCTTCGAGTAACCATCGAAGTTCTTGTTGCGATAGATTTCGCATCTCATTTTCGTTTTTGGGCCATTGAAGTTTTCCGTTATCTAAACGTTTATACAGCATGGCAAAGCCATTGCCATCAAAATATAAACATTTATATCGGTCCTTACTCCAGCCGGAAAATAA
The sequence above is drawn from the Virgibacillus dokdonensis genome and encodes:
- the tnpB gene encoding IS66 family insertion sequence element accessory protein TnpB (TnpB, as the term is used for proteins encoded by IS66 family insertion elements, is considered an accessory protein, since TnpC, encoded by a neighboring gene, is a DDE family transposase.), translating into LFSGWSKDRYKCLYFDGNGFAMLYKRLDNGKLQWPKNENEMRNLSQQELRWLLEGLSMQQPKAIQQSPKSLF